One region of Leptospira fainei serovar Hurstbridge str. BUT 6 genomic DNA includes:
- a CDS encoding sodium:solute symporter family transporter, with protein MESSLGQPNFVSVLFFVIFVLLTLGITYWAAKKTKTSSEFYAAGRNITGFQNGLALSGDYMSAASFLGISGMVALKGYDGIIYAVGWLVGWPALMFLIAEPLRNLGKYTFADVLAFRLHQKPIRIAASIGGILVTLTYSIAQIVGSGKLINLMFGISYEAAVVLVGGVMLLYVLFGGMIATTWVQIVKAALLLFGVTLLAILAMAKFNFDLSNLYGEVERQYGRSALEPGGLVSNPLDAISLGLALMFGLLGLPHILMRFYTVPHAKEARKSVAYATTFIGYFYIIIPIVGFAAAVLIGRNQIASIDKGGNMAAALLAELLGGTPFLGFIAAVAFATILAVVAGLTLAAASTISHDLHFNVFKDGKASEQEQVRVARRATVAFGILGILFGILFKDQNVAFMVGLAFAIAASGNFPALFLSILWRNFSTAGGVASILVGSISATALIILSPTIWVDIFGFGTALFPYKNPAIFSMTLSFLAAIVFSKFFPEERAQKLYESEKVRVYLGVGAE; from the coding sequence ATGGAATCGTCTTTAGGACAACCCAACTTCGTCTCCGTTTTATTTTTCGTCATATTTGTTCTCTTAACGTTAGGAATCACCTACTGGGCGGCAAAGAAAACCAAGACATCCAGCGAATTTTACGCCGCTGGAAGAAACATCACGGGATTCCAAAACGGTTTAGCGTTATCCGGTGATTATATGTCCGCGGCTTCGTTTTTAGGAATTTCCGGCATGGTTGCATTAAAAGGATATGATGGAATCATCTACGCGGTCGGATGGTTGGTCGGATGGCCCGCTTTAATGTTTTTAATCGCCGAGCCGCTTCGTAACCTAGGCAAATACACCTTTGCGGACGTTCTCGCATTTAGATTGCATCAAAAGCCGATACGAATCGCAGCATCGATCGGGGGAATTCTAGTAACTCTTACTTATTCGATCGCTCAGATCGTCGGTTCGGGGAAGCTAATCAACCTAATGTTCGGGATTTCCTACGAAGCGGCCGTCGTTTTAGTCGGCGGAGTCATGCTTTTATACGTTCTCTTCGGAGGAATGATTGCAACTACCTGGGTTCAGATCGTCAAAGCGGCTCTACTTTTGTTCGGAGTCACGCTTTTGGCAATTCTCGCGATGGCCAAATTTAATTTCGATCTTTCGAATTTATACGGGGAAGTCGAGCGCCAATACGGAAGGTCCGCGTTAGAACCGGGAGGATTAGTCTCCAATCCCTTAGACGCTATCTCTCTGGGGCTGGCTCTTATGTTTGGATTATTAGGACTTCCTCATATTCTAATGCGCTTTTATACCGTTCCTCACGCGAAAGAGGCCAGAAAATCCGTAGCCTACGCGACGACATTCATAGGATATTTTTATATTATTATTCCGATCGTCGGATTTGCCGCAGCCGTGCTGATCGGAAGAAATCAAATAGCGTCCATCGATAAAGGCGGAAATATGGCGGCGGCATTGCTTGCCGAATTATTAGGAGGAACTCCCTTTTTAGGCTTTATTGCGGCAGTCGCGTTTGCGACAATCTTAGCCGTAGTGGCAGGATTGACGTTGGCCGCGGCGTCTACGATTTCCCACGACCTGCATTTTAACGTTTTCAAAGACGGAAAGGCGAGCGAACAGGAGCAGGTACGCGTTGCAAGACGAGCCACGGTGGCCTTCGGCATTTTGGGAATCCTTTTCGGAATTTTATTCAAGGATCAGAACGTCGCTTTCATGGTCGGTCTCGCATTTGCAATCGCGGCAAGCGGGAATTTCCCTGCGCTTTTCCTATCCATTTTATGGCGGAACTTCAGCACAGCCGGAGGTGTCGCTTCCATATTAGTAGGTTCCATTTCGGCAACAGCCTTGATCATTCTTAGCCCGACTATTTGGGTGGACATCTTCGGTTTTGGAACGGCGCTTTTTCCCTATAAGAATCCTGCGATCTTTTCCATGACTCTTTCGTTTTTAGCCGCGATCGTTTTTTCGAAATTTTTCCCGGAAGAACGTGCTCAGAAATTATATGAATCTGAGA